One genomic segment of Ictalurus punctatus breed USDA103 chromosome 12, Coco_2.0, whole genome shotgun sequence includes these proteins:
- the npepl1 gene encoding probable aminopeptidase NPEPL1 isoform X1 produces MANVVLEFKASVGDLEPKGCPVLIIGQLGYLQQINWTQVKGKLLPVVTKETWQSALSSLNPNPTDSCPLYLNYVSVAALPSRVSRHNSPSSAHFLTRLVRTCLPAGNNRCILMLCEQSDVFASACAIARAFPLFTRRSASCTLEKKRVTVEFVIVGQDTSHLDPSTLASLNNVVDGVRLAARIVDTPCSEMNTDHFLEEIKAVGNELGITPTIIRGKELKQRGFGGIYGVGKAAEHPPALAVLSHTPSGATQTIAWIGKGIVYDTGGLSIKSKSTMPGMKRDCGGAAAILGAFKAAVKQGFKDNLHAVFCLAENAVGPTATRPDDIHTLYSGKTVEINNTDAEGRLVLSDGVVYASKDLAADIILDMATLTGGQGISTGKYHAAIMTNSEQWEMACVRAGRSSGDLTHPLVYCPELHFSEFTSAVADMKNSVAGVYNKVVKFDTLIGESLRNILKKFGPSAANALAPPWIMDHQDHNPRLCNKYCCKNHLLVIIYNNMLNMLTSNCLFFYSSSKVCPVFRKFGSS; encoded by the exons ATGGCGAATGTAGTCCTCGAGTTTAAGGCTTCTGTCGGTGATTTAGAGCCCAAAGGTTGCCCAGTGCTCATCATTGGGCAGCTCGGATACTTGCAACAAATCAACTGGACTCAAGTTAAAGGGAAACTGCTGCCGGTGGTGACCAAAGAG ACATGGCAGTCAGCTTTGAGCAGTCTCAATCCCAACCCTACAGACAGTTGCCCTCTGTATTTGAATTATGTGAGTGTGGCGGCACTGCCCTCTCGCGTAAGCCGTCACAACAGTCCATCCTCTGCCCACTTTCTTACTCGGTTGGTACGCACCTGCCTGCCTGCTGGCAACAATCGCTGCATCCTG ATGCTGTGTGAACAGTCTGATGTGTTTGCATCAGCATGTGCCATTGCCCGTGCTTTCCCACTCTTTACTCGCCGCTCTGCCTCGTGCACACTGGAGAAGAAGCGTGTCACCGTGGAGTTTGTCATTGTTGGCCAGGACACTAGCCATTTGGATCCTTCCACgttggct TCCCTTAATAATGTGGTCGATGGTGTTCGTCTGGCAGCACGAATTGTGGACACTCCTTGCAGTGAGATGAATACCGACCACTTTCTGGAG GAGATCAAAGCAGTGGGAAACGAACTGGGCATCACACCAACTATAATTCGAGGCAAGGAATTAAAACAAAGAGGCTTTGGAG GTATTTATGGTGTAGGTAAAGCAGCTGAACACCCACCTGCTTTGGCTGTGCTTAGTCACACTCCCTCAGGTGCCACTCAAACCATTGCATGGATTGGCAAGGGCATTGTATATGACACAGGTGGCCTTAGCATTAAAAGCAAA AGCACAATGCCAGGCATGAAGAGAGATTGTGGCGGAGCAGCTGCTATTTTGGGAGCTTTTAAAGCCGCTGTGAAGCAG GGGTTTAAGGACAACCTGCATGCAGTGTTCTGCCTGGCTGAGAACGCAGTAGGGCCTACAGCCACTCGGCCAGATGATATCCACACACTGTACTCTGGAAA GACAgtggaaataaataatactgaTGCAGAGGGAAGGTTGGTGCTGTCTGATGGTGTTGTATATGCCAGTAAGGATCTCGCTGCAGATATTATCCTGGATATGGCAACTCTGACTGGAGgccag GGAATCTCCACTGGAAAATACCATGCTGCTATTATGACCAACAGTGAGCAGTGGGAGATGGCGTGTGTGAGAGCAGGTCGCAGCAGTGGTGATCTCACGCATCCTCTTGTCTACTGCCCTGAACTCCACTTCAGCGAATTCACCTCTGCAGTTGCTGACATGAAGAACTCTGTAGCG GGTGTCTACAacaaagttgtgaaatttgacacactgattggggagagtctaaggaacattttgaaaaaatttgggccaagtgctgccaatgCTCTAGCACCACCATGGATCATGGACCATCAGGACCATAACCcgaggctatgcaacaaataTTGTTGCAAAAACCACCTACTGGTCATAATttacaataacatgctaaaCATGCTTACATCTAATTGCCTTTTTttctactcctcctccaaagTTTGTCCAGTCTTCCGCAAATTTGGCTCATCCTGA